A genomic window from Verrucomicrobiia bacterium includes:
- a CDS encoding methionine synthase — protein MLETTAVGSYPKPDYLVKARNAFAKGELKEKELHELEKQATREWIKIQEDIGLDILVHGEMERGDMTTYFAEQLEGMGVSGLVRSYGNRYYRKPVVKGRLSRPKPMTVEMFKYAQSLTKKPVKGMLTGPYTMCDWSFNTFYPDRRAVVLAFAKLLHEEVTDLEKAGAKYIQIDEPALSTRPDEVDLAVEAMKIVTKGIKAKTISHICYGDFKVMYPRVLDLAVDMLDLEFANSGYSNLDIFKTPKFTKGVSVGVTDIHSHRIETKEEVKQGIYKALSVFDPQQVFIDPDCGLKTRTVQEAIDKLKVMVEAVGEVKKELGLN, from the coding sequence ATGTTAGAAACCACCGCCGTAGGGAGTTATCCCAAACCGGACTACCTTGTAAAAGCCCGCAACGCCTTTGCCAAAGGGGAACTGAAAGAAAAAGAACTGCACGAATTGGAAAAGCAGGCCACCCGCGAATGGATAAAGATTCAAGAAGATATTGGCCTCGACATTTTGGTCCACGGTGAAATGGAGCGGGGGGATATGACCACCTACTTCGCCGAGCAGTTGGAAGGAATGGGGGTCTCCGGCCTGGTTCGCTCCTATGGCAACCGCTATTACCGCAAGCCGGTGGTAAAAGGCAGGCTCTCCCGCCCCAAGCCGATGACCGTCGAGATGTTCAAATACGCCCAGTCCCTCACCAAAAAGCCGGTCAAAGGAATGCTCACCGGTCCCTACACGATGTGCGACTGGTCTTTTAACACCTTCTATCCCGACCGCCGCGCGGTCGTTCTGGCCTTCGCCAAGCTCTTGCACGAGGAAGTGACCGATTTGGAAAAAGCCGGCGCCAAGTATATCCAGATTGACGAACCGGCTTTGTCCACTCGTCCCGACGAAGTGGACTTGGCCGTGGAGGCGATGAAAATCGTCACCAAGGGAATCAAGGCCAAAACCATCTCCCACATCTGCTACGGCGATTTCAAAGTGATGTACCCGCGCGTTTTGGACTTGGCCGTCGATATGCTGGATTTGGAATTCGCCAACTCCGGCTATTCCAATCTGGACATTTTCAAAACCCCCAAGTTCACCAAGGGAGTTTCCGTGGGGGTTACCGATATCCATTCCCACCGCATCGAAACCAAGGAAGAAGTCAAGCAGGGCATCTACAAAGCCCTCTCGGTCTTCGACCCCCAGCAGGTTTTCATCGACCCCGACTGCGGCCTCAAAACCCGCACCGTCCAGGAA